Proteins encoded in a region of the Epinephelus lanceolatus isolate andai-2023 chromosome 20, ASM4190304v1, whole genome shotgun sequence genome:
- the LOC117264898 gene encoding retinol dehydrogenase 11: MQAVRSLFAPKWSSDVRLEGKTVIITGANVGIGKETAKDLAGRGARVILACRDMAKGEQAARDIMREVKGAKVVARQLDLTDTKSICQFAENIYNTEKALHYLINNAGVAMCPYGTTVDGFEMQFGVNHLGHFFLTFLLLDLLKHSAPSRVINLSSIAHNMGKIQFDDLSGEKDYHPIKAYAQSKLANVLFTRELAKRTEAMGVMAYSVDPGSVNTEITRHIRRPLVDAIKMFGFLIKTPAEGAYTTIYCTVTPENQLLTGGHYKDCAIADSCRAAQDDGTALKLWAVSCHLLSIRWR, from the exons ATGCAAGCAGTCAG GTCTCTGTTTGCCCCCAAGTGGTCTTCAGATGTACGTCTAGAAGGGAAGACAGTGATAATAACCGGAGCCAACGTTGGGATAGGCAAAGAGACAGCAAAAGACTTGGCCGGCAGAG GTGCACGGGTGATTTTGGCATGCAGAGACATGGCGAAAGGAGAGCAGGCTGCTCGTGACATCATGAGGGAGGTGAAGGGAGCCAAGGTAGTCGCCAGGCAACTGGATCTGACTGACACCAAATCGATCTGCCAGTTTGCTGAGAATATCTACAACA cTGAGAAGGCTCTTCACTACCTGATCAACAATGCAGGCGTGGCTATGTGTCCTTACGGCACAACAGTGGATGGATTTGAGATGCAGTTTGGGGTCAATCATTTGG GTCATTTCTTCCTGACCTTTCTGTTACTGGACTTACTGAAGCACTCGGCCCCATCCCGGGTCATCAACTTGTCCTCGATCGCTCATAACATGGGCAAGATCCAGTTTGATGACCTGAGCGGCGAGAAAGACTACCATCCTATCAAGGCCTACGCACAGAGCAAGCTGGCCAACGTCCTGTTTACAAGAGAGCTGGCCAAAAGGACTGAGg CTATGGGTGTGATGGCTTACTCTGTGGACCCTGGTTCAGTGAACACTGAAATAACCAGGCACATAAGGCGGCCTCTTGTGGACGCAATCAAGATGTTCGGTTTCCTGATCAAGACCCCAGCAGAGGGAGCCTACACCACCATCTACTGCACCGTCACTCCTGAGAACCAGCTGCTGACCGGAGGACACTACAA GGACTGTGCCATTGCAGACAGTTGCAGGGCAGCTCAGGATGACGGCACTGCCTTAAAGCTGTGGGCTGTGAGCTGCCACCTGCTAAGCATCCGCTGGagataa